The Quercus robur chromosome 7, dhQueRobu3.1, whole genome shotgun sequence genome has a segment encoding these proteins:
- the LOC126691760 gene encoding 60S ribosomal protein L4 isoform X1: protein MAAAVAAVRPLVTVQSLEGDMATDTITTVALPDVMKASIRPDIVNFVHAQISNNKRQPYAVSKKAGHQTSAESWGTGRAVSRIPRVPGGGTHRAGQGAFGNMCRGGRMFAPTKIWRRWHRRVNVNQKRYAIVSAIAASAIPSLVQARGHRIESVPEFPLVISDSAESLEKTSAALKALKQIGAAPDADKAKESHSIRPGKGKMRNRRYINRKGPLLVYGSEGAKLVKAFRNIPGIDIVNVERLNLLKLAPGGHLGRFVIWTKSAFEKLDSIYGSFDKASEKKKGYVLPRSKMLNADLARIINSDEVQSVVKPIKKEVKRAPLKKNPLKNLNAMLKLNPYAKTARRMSLLAEADRVKAKKEKLEKKRSPITKEEASAIKTAGKAWYQTMISDSDYTEFEVFTKWLGVSQ, encoded by the coding sequence ATGGCCGCCGCAGTAGCTGCTGTGCGCCCCCTTGTCACTGTCCAATCCCTCGAAGGTGACATGGCCACCGATACCATCACCACCGTCGCATTGCCCGATGTTATGAAAGCCTCCATCAGACCCGACATCGTAAACTTCGTCCACGCCCAGATCTCCAACAACAAGCGCCAGCCCTACGCCGTGTCCAAGAAGGCCGGACACCAGACCTCAGCCGAGTCCTGGGGTACCGGACGCGCCGTGTCTCGTATCCCCCGTGTCCCCGGCGGTGGTACTCACCGTGCCGGTCAGGGAGCCTTCGGAAACATGTGCCGTGGTGGTCGCATGTTCGCTCCTACCAAGATCTGGCGCCGATGGCATAGGAGAGTCAACGTGAACCAGAAGCGATACGCCATCGTTTCGGCCATTGCTGCTTCTGCCATCCCATCTCTTGTTCAAGCTCGTGGTCACAGAATCGAGTCTGTTCCAGAGTTCCCACTGGTTATCAGTGACTCAGCTGAGAGCTTGGAGAAGACCTCTGCTGCTCTCAAGGCTTTGAAGCAGATCGGAGCTGCCCCCGATGCCGATAAGGCGAAGGAGAGCCATTCGATCCGTCCTGGGAAAGGTAAGATGAGGAACCGCCGCTACATTAACAGGAAGGGTCCTCTTCTTGTGTATGGTTCCGAAGGCGCGAAGCTCGTGAAGGCGTTCAGGAACATTCCCGGGATTGATATTGTGAATGTGGAGAGGTTGAATCTGTTGAAGCTAGCTCCTGGTGGCCACCTTGGGAGGTTTGTGATTTGGACCAAGTCGGCTTTCGAGAAGCTCGATTCGATCTATGGGTCGTTCGATAAGGCCTCTGAGAAGAAGAAGGGGTATGTTCTACCTAGGTCCAAGATGTTGAATGCTGATTTGGCTAGGATTATCAACTCTGATGAGGTGCAGAGCGTTGTGAAGCCAATCAAGAAGGAAGTGAAGAGGGCTCCATTGAAGAAGAACCCACTCAAGAACCTGAACGCAATGTTGAAGCTCAACCCATATGCTAAGACCGCGAGGAGGATGTCCCTTTTGGCTGAGGCTGATCGTGTTAAGGCCAAGAAGGAGAAGCTCGAGAAGAAGCGGTCGCCAATCACGAAG